One Mycolicibacterium sp. TUM20985 genomic window, CATGCCGAGCATGGCGCTGCAGGTGATCGCCAACGGGAGGACGGATACGCCCGCCAGCATCGCGAAGGTCGCCACCATCCCGAGGACGATTCCGCCGAGGAGGGGCAGTGCAGGACCGCACCGCCCTGCGATCCATCCGGCGCCGATGCCACCGATGGCGATCCCGAAGTTGGCCGCCGCGAACAGGACTGCGATCGCCTCGCCGTCGCCCAGCCCGTAACCGAGCCCCGCGTCGGGGGGCACTTGGGCGACGATGCTGATCAATTGCAGCATGCTCCGGAAGGAGCCTGCCGCCAGTACCAGGGCCAGTAGCGTCAGCAAGATCGGGCGGCTCAGCGCCTTAATGTCGATGATGGGTTCGTCGACCCGCAGCGCGAGGACGGCCCAACCCGCCAACGCGGCGGCACCAGCCGCCGCCAAGGTGATCATGCCCCCGGACAGCCATCCGAAGTCACCGCCAAGGCTGAGGTAGGCCAGCACCGCGCCCAGGCCGCCGCCGAGCAGGAGCGCCCCGCCCACGTCGATGTGGCCGGTGTTGCGGACCGGCGACTGCGGGATGAAGGAACGCACGCTCAGCGCGGCCACCGCCGCGAGCAGCGCCGCCACGATGAACACGCTTCGGTACCCGAATACGTCGATGACCGGTTGCATCAGAAACGGTTCGACGATCCCGACGATCGACGAGCCGGACGTCACGAGTCCAACCACGGCCATCGCCACCCGCGGGGGGCAGATCTGGCGGGTGAGGGCCACCGTGAGGAAGATCGCGGCGAAGGCGGCGCCCTGGAGGAAGCGCCCCATCAGGAAGATCCAAACGTTGGGGGCGACGAGGCAGACCAGCGCCCCCACGCCTGCCAGGAGCAGGGTTTCGATGAGTATCCGGCGCGAGCCGAAGATGTCGGAACTCTTCGCCAGCAGCGGCGACCAGATGGCCCCGGCCAGCATTGCACTGGCATTCAGCCACGCGGCCTGGTCGGTGTCGAAGTGCTCCAGCAACTGGGGCAGGACCATCATCGGCGAGCCGATGACCACGTCGGATAAGACGTTGGCGAGGGTGAGAACGGTCGCCCACACGATGAGCCGTTTGCTCCAGTGGTGCTCTCGGGCGTCGGGGGAGGATGTCTCCTTCGTGTCTTCCACGAGTTCTCTACCGTGCGTCGACGGTTGAAGGATCCGGCGCACCGCGGTCGGCACCGGGTGCCTTCAGCGCCGCGTTGCGGGCGGCAATGGCCGCCCACGTGGTCGGCAGCATGCGGTCGCGGCCGCTGGAAGCACGACTCTGGGCGAGGGTGACGTAGGGGCGCTGCCGGGCCTCGTACCGCGCGAACGCGGTGGCGTGGTCGTTGCCGCACCCTTCGAGTTCTTCGGCAAGGAAGCGGGCGCCGGTGAGCGCAAGTGAGGTGCCCCGACCGGACAGGTAGGCCGGGCAGTAGCCGGCGTCCCCGACGAGGACGACGCGGCCGCGTTGCCAGGCCGGCAGGTGGACCTGGCTCGCGGCGGTGAAGTAGAAATCAGGATCGGCGCGCGCGGCATCGAGCAGCTCCGGGATCCGCCACGAGCGGTATTCCGCGAAGGCGTCGAGGAGGATTTCCTTCTGGGCGTCCAGGTCGTGGTGGTCATAGGCGATCGGTTCCGAGCGGAACTGAAATGCCCCGACGGCCTTGCCGTTGTACCGGAAGATGCCTGCCATTCGGCCGGGCACGTTGTGTATCGAGTTGGTGCCCTCCGATTGCGCATCGCCGGGGAGATCGGCGAGGGCGAAGTAGACACCTAGGTGCCGCAGGAAGTGCTTCTCGGGCCCGAACACCAGCCTGCGTACCGCGGAGTGTTGGCCGTCGGCACCGATCACCAGGTCATATCGTCCGGTGCGGCCCGCGGTGAAACGTACGTCGACGCCGCCGGCGCCGTGGGTCAGTGTCTCGATCGAGTCGCCGAAGCGGATTACGGCAGTGTCCGGGAGCGCATCGGCGAGGATGTGTACGAGATCCTCACGGAGAAGCTCGATGTCGTCGCCAAAGTCGCTGATCTCCGCCATCGGTATCCCCCCCACCGGCTTGCCGCCGCTGTCGACGAACTGGGTGAGCTCGGACATCCGGACCCGTCGCTGCTGGATCTTCGGGAGCAGTCCCATCCTGTTCACGGCCTCGATGGCGTCACCGCGGATGTCGATGGGTGTGCCGGTGACCCGGAGGTGGCGGGCAGACTCGACGACGGTGACGTCGTGGCCGAGGGTGCCGAGGGTGAGTGTGCAGGCGAGCCCGGCGATACCGGCTCCCGAGATGAGGATTTTCAGTGTGCGCTCCAGATTTCGCTGAGGTCGGGGTCGATCGGATCGGCGGATCAGACGCCGAACCCGCGGCGGAGCGACGTCCCTGCTTAAAAAGACAAAATGTTGCTTTAATCAGGACACTACCGATCATCGGCTTGCACGGCAACGCCGCACCTGGCGACAATCGGTCCCGGGCAGAGAACGGAATGTGAGTGTGGTGGGCGGCGCGATGGACAAACGGAGCAGCGATCGGCCGCCCGCGCGGCGCCCCGGCGGCCGCAACGCGCGGGTGCGCGCGCGAATCCTCGACGCTACGGCCGAGCTCGTGGCACGCGACGGCATCGCGGGCTTCCGCTACGAGGAGGTCGCCGAGCTCGCCGGCGTACACAGGACCAGCGTGTACCGAAATTGGCCCGACCGCGAGGAGCTGGTCACCGAGGCGCTGTTGCAGTACGCCGAGGACCTCGCGTCCATCGCCGACACCGGCGACCTCCATCGCGACCTGGTGGACTATCTGATGGCCCTCGCCGGGGGCCTGGACACGCCGTTCGGCCGGGCGCTCGAACTGGCGATGCAGCCCACCCGAGAAAACCCCGCGGTTCGGCAGACGGTCGCCAACATCCTCGAGCAACGCGGAGCAGACACGCAGCGGCGGGTGAACCTCGCCGTCGGCCGGGGCGAGCTGCCACCGGTCGACAGCGTCTTCCTCGGCGAGATGCTTTCCGGCCCGGTACGCCTGATCGTCAACCGCGGCATACGACCCTTCACCCTGATGGACGCGGAGCGCATCGTTGACGTGGTGCTCGCCGGCATCCGTGCCACGACACCGCATGTCTGAGCGCTCGCGACCCCGGAAAACACTTTCCGTCGTCGAGAACCGGGAACCCCTCCGGGTGGTAACGGACTCAACGTCGTTCATCAAGCGCGCCTATGGTCGGGTGCCATGACCGATCTCAGTGGGAAGTCGCGCGAGACCCTGGTAGCCGAACTGGTCAAGTTCGATCGCAAGAACGTCGTCGCCCAAGCGCAATTGCACGACCTGGACCCCGACGACACCGACGACCGCGTGATGGCCGAAGCCATGGGCAAGGTGGCCTACACCGAGCGCAAGCACCGCGAGGTCCTCGCCGAGCAGGAGAAACGGGGCACTGCGTAACGAGGGTGAACGACGAGCGGAACTCACTGAGCCACGGTGGGCCTACCTCAACTCCCGACCCGATTGGCCGAGGCAACGTCGGCCGTATAGCCGGCGGACTTGGCCTCAGGTTCGAGGTCTACCAGTGCTCGGGACAGGGCGACGGTGATGAGGACGACTAGCCACACGGCGATGATGGTGAGGCCGGCCGCGATGGGCGAACCGTACTCGGCAACGACCCCGGCCAGGCCGATGCCCGCTGGAGTAGCGACGTGTAGGCATGCGTTCTGCAGACTGAGCACCCGACCGCGGACCGCGTCCGGGATGCGTTCTGCCTGAAGGACTCCGAGCACCGCTCCCTGCACGGCGACGGCAACACCGAGCAGTGCGGCACCGACGAACACCACTGCCGGCGAGGCCAGCGTCGCGATCAGCACGAAGCCGGCCGTCGTCCCAGCCAGTGCGGCGGACACCCAGGACCAGCGTTTCCCGTTGGCGCCGATGATTGCGAAAATAGTTGTCCCGGTTAGCATTCCGGCAGCGAGCGAGGTCAGGACGAATCCAAGCAGGTCCGGCCGTGCGATGGCGCTGAAGTACAGTGGCAGCACCAGGCCCTGCAGCCCGCCCAGCGTCACCGCCATGCCTACCGTCAGAGCGACGGTGCCGGTCAGAAGACGACTGCGGCGTAGCACCGCGGCACCTGACCCGAACTGCGCCCGCGGCGAGTCTCGTTGGTGGGGGCTGGCAACGACGGCGCCAAGGCGATGTGGCATGGCGGCGGTGAGCAGCGCAGCGGCACCGGAAGTTGCCGCGGTGACGAGCAGGACCGCTGTGCCGTCGAACAGCGTGAGCAAGGTGCCGGCGGCTGCGGGTCCGATGATCAGTGCCATCGAGGTCATCGACTGGCGCAGGCCCACCAGTCGTTCCAGTGGCATGCCGGTGTGTCGGGCCACCGCCGGGGCGAGTACCTGCCGCGCAGTCATTCCCGGGACGTCGCCGAAGGAGCCAATGATCGCGAGTGCGATCAGCGACCACAGGTTCAGGCCCCAGAGCACGTCGACCAGCGGGACGGCGCCGACCGCGCCAGCCGAGACGACGTCGGCGAGTATCGAGCACGATCGGCGGTTGACTCGATCCAACAGGACACCGGCGAACAGCCCGACGAGCAGCGCTGGTGCTGCCGTCGCAATGGAGACTGCTCCCATACTCAA contains:
- a CDS encoding MFS transporter, with the protein product MEDTKETSSPDAREHHWSKRLIVWATVLTLANVLSDVVIGSPMMVLPQLLEHFDTDQAAWLNASAMLAGAIWSPLLAKSSDIFGSRRILIETLLLAGVGALVCLVAPNVWIFLMGRFLQGAAFAAIFLTVALTRQICPPRVAMAVVGLVTSGSSIVGIVEPFLMQPVIDVFGYRSVFIVAALLAAVAALSVRSFIPQSPVRNTGHIDVGGALLLGGGLGAVLAYLSLGGDFGWLSGGMITLAAAGAAALAGWAVLALRVDEPIIDIKALSRPILLTLLALVLAAGSFRSMLQLISIVAQVPPDAGLGYGLGDGEAIAVLFAAANFGIAIGGIGAGWIAGRCGPALPLLGGIVLGMVATFAMLAGVSVLPLAITCSAMLGMAAGAIGASGYNLATSLEAPQRQGTIAGVVSVVIALSSVVVNFAGGEVLKATQISGTSTDDAPASAATGVYVYVVMAGVLFVLAAMPAIMLMRNPAAASSETTPRSAEDRLRSSAAEK
- a CDS encoding FAD-dependent monooxygenase → MIRRSDRPRPQRNLERTLKILISGAGIAGLACTLTLGTLGHDVTVVESARHLRVTGTPIDIRGDAIEAVNRMGLLPKIQQRRVRMSELTQFVDSGGKPVGGIPMAEISDFGDDIELLREDLVHILADALPDTAVIRFGDSIETLTHGAGGVDVRFTAGRTGRYDLVIGADGQHSAVRRLVFGPEKHFLRHLGVYFALADLPGDAQSEGTNSIHNVPGRMAGIFRYNGKAVGAFQFRSEPIAYDHHDLDAQKEILLDAFAEYRSWRIPELLDAARADPDFYFTAASQVHLPAWQRGRVVLVGDAGYCPAYLSGRGTSLALTGARFLAEELEGCGNDHATAFARYEARQRPYVTLAQSRASSGRDRMLPTTWAAIAARNAALKAPGADRGAPDPSTVDAR
- a CDS encoding TetR/AcrR family transcriptional regulator, which gives rise to MDKRSSDRPPARRPGGRNARVRARILDATAELVARDGIAGFRYEEVAELAGVHRTSVYRNWPDREELVTEALLQYAEDLASIADTGDLHRDLVDYLMALAGGLDTPFGRALELAMQPTRENPAVRQTVANILEQRGADTQRRVNLAVGRGELPPVDSVFLGEMLSGPVRLIVNRGIRPFTLMDAERIVDVVLAGIRATTPHV
- a CDS encoding MFS transporter, giving the protein MPRVAIVYLGSHFLSLLGNGILAVALPLIVLQTGLSPLSMGAVSIATAAPALLVGLFAGVLLDRVNRRSCSILADVVSAGAVGAVPLVDVLWGLNLWSLIALAIIGSFGDVPGMTARQVLAPAVARHTGMPLERLVGLRQSMTSMALIIGPAAAGTLLTLFDGTAVLLVTAATSGAAALLTAAMPHRLGAVVASPHQRDSPRAQFGSGAAVLRRSRLLTGTVALTVGMAVTLGGLQGLVLPLYFSAIARPDLLGFVLTSLAAGMLTGTTIFAIIGANGKRWSWVSAALAGTTAGFVLIATLASPAVVFVGAALLGVAVAVQGAVLGVLQAERIPDAVRGRVLSLQNACLHVATPAGIGLAGVVAEYGSPIAAGLTIIAVWLVVLITVALSRALVDLEPEAKSAGYTADVASANRVGS